A region of Photobacterium sanguinicancri DNA encodes the following proteins:
- a CDS encoding glutathione S-transferase, which yields MSDINYPILYSLQRCPYAIRARLSLLLANQTVLLRNVKLQNKPAEMLAVSPKGTVPVLYFPQEDKVIDQSLAIMYWALTTNDPNNLLRTGEPKTSNEMRQLIEQHDNVFIPQLEQYRATARYHDKKEADARQICEGFVAALEDKLTHSAFLMGNTPSLADYALLPFMRQFSKVDRKWFQLAPYPKFRQWLTNHYNNPLYAKAMRPYPEWLVERENVILSFES from the coding sequence ATGAGTGATATAAATTACCCTATTCTGTATTCCTTACAACGTTGCCCGTACGCAATACGAGCAAGACTTAGCTTACTATTAGCAAACCAAACCGTATTATTACGTAATGTTAAGCTGCAAAATAAACCCGCCGAAATGCTCGCTGTATCACCCAAAGGGACAGTCCCCGTACTTTACTTCCCGCAAGAAGATAAAGTCATCGACCAGAGCTTAGCCATTATGTATTGGGCTTTAACAACCAATGACCCTAATAATTTATTGAGGACAGGAGAGCCTAAAACATCTAATGAAATGCGCCAGCTAATCGAACAGCATGATAATGTCTTTATTCCTCAGTTAGAGCAATACAGGGCAACTGCACGTTATCATGACAAGAAAGAGGCTGATGCAAGGCAAATCTGTGAGGGCTTTGTTGCAGCATTGGAGGATAAATTAACGCATTCTGCTTTTTTAATGGGTAATACACCATCGCTTGCAGACTATGCACTGCTCCCTTTTATGCGCCAATTTTCAAAAGTGGATCGAAAATGGTTTCAACTGGCGCCTTACCCTAAATTTCGACAGTGGCTTACTAACCACTATAATAATCCGCTGTATGCAAAAGCGATGAGGCCCTATCCAGAATGGCTTGTTGAACGTGAGAATGTTATTTTAAGCTTTGAAAGTTAA
- a CDS encoding response regulator → MLADTAVELLFAEDGEQAVALYRENLPDLVITDISMPNKDGYEATADIRALQEINYPWCPVIALSAHAMAEEKKKSLALGMDDYLTKPVNKADLIKMIAKWISYQEKKEKRKG, encoded by the coding sequence ATGTTGGCGGATACGGCCGTTGAACTCCTCTTTGCCGAAGATGGAGAGCAAGCTGTTGCGCTGTATCGGGAAAACCTTCCAGATCTCGTTATCACTGATATTTCGATGCCCAACAAAGATGGTTATGAAGCGACGGCGGATATTCGTGCGTTGCAAGAAATAAACTATCCTTGGTGCCCCGTTATTGCCTTGTCTGCGCATGCTATGGCTGAGGAGAAGAAAAAGAGTCTTGCTTTAGGGATGGATGATTACTTAACAAAGCCAGTTAATAAGGCAGATTTGATCAAAATGATTGCTAAATGGATTTCATATCAAGAAAAAAAAGAAAAACGAAAAGGGTAA
- a CDS encoding YkgJ family cysteine cluster protein, giving the protein MNIEVKNVPASEVTCANCQACCCRLEVMILTDTGVPEEHIATDNWGGEVMARLDDGWCSALDRDTLMCTIYENRPWICREFEMGSYECIDERIANM; this is encoded by the coding sequence ATGAATATTGAAGTCAAAAATGTCCCTGCTTCTGAAGTGACATGTGCTAACTGCCAAGCATGTTGCTGCCGTCTAGAAGTAATGATATTGACAGATACAGGTGTACCAGAAGAACATATTGCAACAGATAATTGGGGTGGCGAGGTAATGGCTCGTTTAGACGATGGTTGGTGCTCAGCACTGGATCGTGACACTTTGATGTGTACGATTTACGAAAATCGCCCTTGGATTTGTCGTGAGTTTGAAATGGGCTCTTATGAATGCATTGATGAGCGTATAGCGAACATGTAA
- a CDS encoding ATP-binding protein — protein MKLRTKTIIGIAVIEALALALLIVTGLQWLKSSNENRLKVGTNQLASVFAKATRDAVLATDLAYLDSFAESLVSEQNLAYIRITDRNGIELARHGDYTNVDTTVSPADVTDDVYDVISPIQVDGQLYGNVEMGVTVNDLHVMLSQATRSSLLIAIAEMSLVALFSLALGTYLMRRLDVLRKGADKVAKMGPGAQIMVTGHDEVTRVSTAFNEMSHSLAKAQETLAEKHQQQIALTEKVTELAQVAEHARDVIIITDTDGKITWVNPAFENLTGYTLSEVVGQSPGCLLQGDCSDLEIVHEMSRKIAQKEAVRVEILNYAKGGESYWVELDISPVTDSDGEIVRFIAVERDITKRRQVEEQLETALEEATRATKAKSEFLANMSHEIRTPMNAIMGFSELLLEKSMHSEQREQLELVHKSAANLVTIINDILDYSKIEAGKLSLTNECFNLKEVVESTIDLCTYQAKEKNLPLVMNISSKINTAVVGDKGRLNQILLNLIGNAVKFTDSGSVSVNIDAEALVGKTRFHICVQDTGIGIPAERLPFIMEKFEQVDNSATRQYEGTGLGLAICKRLIQLFGGELTVCSEAGKGSCFSFTMTLVNQPAKSPTAVNQDHYIADDHRVNDVIEHKKYS, from the coding sequence GTGAAGTTAAGAACTAAGACAATTATTGGCATCGCAGTTATTGAAGCCCTTGCTCTTGCGCTACTTATTGTTACTGGATTGCAATGGCTAAAATCATCGAATGAAAATCGGTTGAAAGTTGGTACAAACCAATTGGCAAGTGTTTTTGCAAAAGCAACAAGAGATGCGGTATTAGCGACGGACTTAGCCTATTTAGATAGCTTTGCTGAATCCTTGGTTAGTGAGCAAAATCTTGCCTATATCCGAATTACCGACCGTAATGGTATCGAGTTAGCACGGCACGGTGATTACACCAATGTTGATACTACCGTCTCTCCAGCTGATGTAACTGATGACGTTTATGATGTGATAAGCCCAATTCAAGTCGATGGCCAGCTTTATGGCAATGTTGAGATGGGGGTAACAGTTAACGACCTTCATGTCATGCTTAGCCAAGCCACACGCTCAAGCTTGTTAATTGCCATTGCTGAAATGTCGCTGGTGGCTTTGTTCTCTTTAGCACTAGGGACATACTTGATGCGTCGGCTTGATGTGTTAAGAAAGGGGGCAGACAAGGTGGCTAAAATGGGGCCCGGAGCGCAAATTATGGTAACGGGCCACGATGAGGTAACGCGTGTTAGTACCGCCTTTAATGAGATGTCTCATTCTTTAGCTAAAGCACAAGAAACACTGGCAGAAAAACACCAACAGCAAATTGCACTAACGGAAAAAGTCACTGAACTTGCTCAGGTTGCCGAGCATGCTAGGGATGTCATCATAATCACAGATACGGACGGTAAGATAACCTGGGTAAATCCAGCTTTTGAAAATCTTACTGGTTATACCTTGTCTGAAGTTGTTGGTCAGTCTCCTGGTTGTTTACTACAAGGTGATTGTTCTGATCTTGAAATTGTTCATGAAATGTCACGGAAGATAGCTCAGAAGGAAGCTGTACGCGTTGAGATCCTTAATTATGCTAAAGGTGGTGAGTCGTATTGGGTTGAGCTAGATATTTCCCCTGTAACAGATAGCGACGGTGAAATAGTGCGGTTTATTGCTGTTGAACGCGATATAACTAAGCGCCGACAGGTTGAGGAACAATTAGAGACAGCCCTTGAAGAGGCGACGAGAGCAACTAAAGCCAAATCTGAGTTTCTGGCTAACATGAGCCATGAAATTCGAACACCAATGAATGCGATTATGGGCTTTAGTGAGTTACTTCTTGAAAAGTCTATGCATTCAGAACAACGAGAGCAGTTGGAATTAGTGCATAAGTCGGCTGCAAATTTAGTCACTATTATTAACGACATTCTAGATTACAGTAAAATTGAGGCAGGTAAATTATCATTAACAAATGAATGTTTTAATTTAAAAGAGGTGGTTGAGTCTACGATAGATCTGTGTACTTATCAGGCGAAAGAGAAAAATTTACCATTAGTTATGAATATATCTTCAAAGATAAATACAGCAGTAGTTGGAGATAAAGGCCGCCTTAACCAAATTCTTTTAAATTTAATTGGAAATGCGGTTAAATTTACGGATTCAGGCTCAGTCTCGGTGAACATTGATGCTGAAGCACTTGTTGGAAAAACGCGTTTCCATATTTGTGTACAAGATACTGGGATAGGAATACCAGCAGAAAGACTCCCGTTTATTATGGAAAAATTTGAACAGGTGGATAATTCGGCAACCCGACAATATGAGGGGACAGGCTTAGGTTTAGCCATTTGTAAACGCTTAATCCAACTCTTTGGTGGAGAACTCACTGTATGTTCCGAAGCAGGAAAAGGTTCTTGTTTTTCCTTTACCATGACGTTAGTTAATCAGCCAGCCAAGTCTCCGACAGCGGTTAATCAAGATCATTACATAGCCGATGATCACCGAGTGAACGATGTAATTGAGCATAAAAAATACTCATAG
- a CDS encoding CCGSCS motif protein: MALSFKKLFKKDESETNAVLTQQAQTEDTQAVIEGTEDQTAEKKKGKHGEPGFCCGSCS; the protein is encoded by the coding sequence ATGGCACTATCATTCAAAAAATTATTTAAAAAAGATGAATCTGAAACAAATGCAGTTTTGACGCAACAAGCACAAACTGAGGATACACAAGCAGTAATCGAAGGTACTGAAGATCAAACAGCAGAGAAGAAAAAAGGAAAACACGGTGAACCAGGTTTTTGTTGTGGTTCATGCTCTTAA
- a CDS encoding glutaredoxin family protein gives MKKITLYVKDNCPHCKDAQRYLDAKKIPYRLTNAATPRAQKELSAMKARSIPVLKVGDQVVIGWNQKNFEKAFNA, from the coding sequence ATGAAAAAGATCACCCTTTACGTAAAAGACAATTGCCCGCACTGTAAAGACGCACAGCGTTACCTTGATGCGAAGAAAATTCCCTACCGATTAACGAACGCTGCGACGCCCCGCGCTCAGAAAGAACTCAGTGCAATGAAAGCTCGCTCTATTCCAGTATTAAAAGTCGGTGATCAGGTGGTGATCGGTTGGAATCAAAAGAATTTTGAAAAGGCGTTTAACGCGTAA